The Pirellulimonas nuda genome includes a region encoding these proteins:
- a CDS encoding sigma-70 family RNA polymerase sigma factor, which yields MNYASDDQARSDQSPGDQALDERMLAGDTAALAEAFSRCRQRLGRMVQFRMDRRLAGRVDPDDLLQEAYLQAAQRLDSFAEQNAGERRLSGFLWLRLIVSQTLVDAHRRHLGAQMRDATRDVRLNAGPAGGPSPVATSMSIAQLLVGKLTSPSQAAVRAEISQQLQRAIASMSALDQEVIALRHFEELSNGEIAEVLGIEVKAASIRYVRALRRLKGVLAGASDFHDLRSKLSCAP from the coding sequence ATGAACTACGCGTCGGATGATCAAGCGCGCAGCGATCAGTCGCCAGGCGATCAAGCGCTCGACGAGCGGATGCTGGCCGGCGACACGGCGGCGCTGGCCGAGGCGTTTTCGCGTTGCCGCCAGCGTCTGGGCCGGATGGTGCAGTTCCGGATGGATCGCCGCTTGGCGGGCCGGGTCGACCCCGACGACCTGCTGCAGGAGGCCTACCTGCAAGCGGCGCAGCGGCTCGATTCTTTCGCAGAACAGAACGCGGGCGAGCGGCGGCTGAGCGGCTTTCTGTGGCTCCGTTTGATCGTGTCTCAGACGCTGGTCGACGCCCACCGCCGCCACCTGGGCGCGCAAATGCGAGACGCCACGCGCGACGTGCGTCTGAACGCCGGCCCCGCCGGGGGCCCCTCGCCGGTAGCCACCTCGATGTCGATCGCACAACTGCTGGTCGGCAAGCTGACGTCGCCGAGCCAGGCCGCGGTCAGGGCAGAGATCTCCCAGCAGCTCCAGCGGGCCATCGCCTCGATGAGCGCGCTCGACCAGGAGGTCATCGCGCTGCGGCACTTCGAAGAGCTGTCCAACGGAGAGATCGCCGAGGTGCTGGGGATCGAGGTCAAGGCCGCCAGCATCCGCTACGTGCGTGCGCTCCGCCGGCTCAAGGGGGTGCTGGCGGGCGCGTCGGATTTTCACGACCTTCGGTCCAAGCTAAGCTGCGCCCCATAG
- a CDS encoding serine/threonine-protein kinase has protein sequence MTAPDPDRDPIELLAEEFLARQRRGERPEIEAYAAQRPELAAEIRDLFPMIQTLEDCKTDDATPAGKPDPAFARPERLGDLGLVREIGRGGMGIVYEAVQDSLGRRVAVKVLPHQTFFDTKKLERFRREARSVGALNHPNVVTVYSVGEQDGLHYLVMQLIEGASLDELIERIAKLMREQSDPSGGPGAAAADSTPDVLAQAMLSNDFRGVAAATTVVSGRLGPPQAGAPPGASTPAAQNLSETWPVDPKALGVGPPGGPPVSGRKTSARTTAGRNTAPSLPPAYWQTAARLTEQAALALAHAHAAGILHRDIKPANLLIDRAGDVRVTDFGLAKALEHDELSRTGELIGTLRYMAPEQLSGRVDARSDVYSLGLTLYELLCLKPAFSGATPSVLLQAITSSEPTRPRAIDPTIPRDLEAITLKAIAPAPEDRYATCNDFASDLRRFIEGRPIAVVPPGPAERLLKWRRRNPLVAGLSFAVLVLSLTTAVGLMGFLFAPAPPFAGMGPPEADRQEDPSRPGRRPPPPLRRPLDTGADPPGADARG, from the coding sequence TTGACTGCTCCTGATCCGGACCGCGACCCCATCGAGCTCCTGGCGGAGGAGTTCCTTGCGCGCCAGCGCCGCGGCGAGCGTCCCGAAATCGAGGCGTACGCCGCGCAGCGGCCGGAGCTCGCCGCGGAGATCCGCGACCTCTTCCCGATGATCCAGACGCTCGAGGATTGCAAGACGGACGACGCCACGCCGGCGGGCAAGCCCGACCCGGCCTTCGCCCGCCCCGAGCGGCTCGGCGACCTCGGGCTGGTGCGCGAGATCGGCCGCGGGGGGATGGGGATCGTCTACGAGGCGGTGCAAGACTCGCTGGGACGACGCGTCGCGGTGAAGGTGCTGCCCCACCAGACCTTCTTCGACACCAAGAAGCTCGAACGCTTCCGCAGAGAGGCGCGCTCGGTCGGCGCCCTCAACCACCCGAACGTCGTCACCGTGTACAGCGTCGGAGAGCAGGACGGCCTGCACTACCTGGTCATGCAATTGATCGAGGGGGCGAGCCTCGACGAGCTGATCGAGCGGATCGCCAAACTCATGCGCGAGCAGAGCGACCCGTCGGGCGGCCCGGGTGCGGCTGCCGCGGACTCCACTCCCGACGTGCTTGCCCAAGCGATGCTCAGCAACGATTTTCGTGGGGTGGCCGCCGCCACCACGGTCGTCTCGGGTCGCCTCGGGCCTCCGCAGGCCGGCGCCCCTCCAGGCGCCTCCACCCCTGCGGCGCAGAACCTCTCGGAGACGTGGCCGGTCGACCCCAAGGCGCTCGGCGTCGGCCCCCCGGGCGGCCCTCCAGTGTCGGGCCGAAAGACATCCGCTCGCACGACGGCCGGCCGGAACACCGCGCCCTCCCTACCGCCGGCCTACTGGCAAACGGCCGCAAGGCTCACCGAGCAGGCCGCCCTGGCGCTGGCGCACGCCCACGCCGCGGGCATCCTGCACCGCGACATCAAGCCGGCCAACCTGCTGATCGACCGCGCGGGCGACGTCCGCGTCACCGACTTCGGCCTCGCCAAAGCGCTCGAGCACGACGAGCTCAGCCGGACCGGCGAGCTGATCGGCACGCTCCGCTACATGGCCCCCGAGCAGCTCAGCGGCCGCGTCGACGCGCGCTCCGACGTCTATAGCCTCGGGCTCACGCTCTACGAGCTCCTCTGCTTGAAGCCCGCCTTCTCCGGCGCCACGCCCAGCGTGTTGCTGCAAGCGATCACGTCGTCCGAGCCGACCCGTCCACGCGCCATCGACCCGACGATCCCGCGCGACCTGGAGGCGATCACCCTGAAGGCCATCGCGCCCGCCCCCGAAGACCGCTACGCTACCTGCAACGACTTCGCGTCCGACCTGCGCCGCTTCATCGAGGGCCGGCCGATCGCGGTCGTCCCGCCGGGGCCGGCCGAGCGGCTGCTGAAGTGGCGGAGGCGGAACCCGCTGGTCGCTGGGCTCTCGTTCGCGGTGCTCGTGTTGAGCCTCACCACGGCCGTCGGGCTGATGGGCTTCTTGTTCGCCCCGGCGCCCCCGTTCGCGGGCATGGGCCCGCCCGAGGCGGACAGGCAGGAAGACCCCTCCCGCCCCGGCCGCCGGCCTCCGCCGCCGCTACGCCGGCCGCTCGACACCGGCGCCGATCCGCCGGGCGCAGACGCGCGCGGCTGA
- a CDS encoding YrhK family protein, with protein sequence MIGACRRAIDRYRWFFVAEGVLGNLLFFVGSLLFLRPATQQVGVWMFIAGSGLMLVSSAAAALAQRR encoded by the coding sequence ATGATCGGCGCCTGTCGACGCGCAATTGACCGCTACCGCTGGTTCTTCGTCGCCGAGGGGGTGCTCGGCAACCTGTTGTTCTTCGTCGGGAGCCTCCTCTTCTTGCGGCCGGCGACGCAGCAGGTTGGCGTGTGGATGTTCATCGCCGGCTCGGGCTTGATGCTGGTGAGCAGCGCAGCCGCTGCGCTCGCCCAGCGGCGGTAG
- a CDS encoding PQQ-dependent sugar dehydrogenase — protein MTAPHRPALSANPRLGFLILLLLPQPLLAADDPSAAIYAEKCASCHGANLSGGNAQSMVDGEWQFGSRDSDLTRNIKFGISAVGMPNYGPTLSDAEIRGLVKFIRAAQKKAGVERPPLPTQLYTRDYDVKVATWIGQGLEVPWALTFADADTAFITERPGRLRVVRGGVLDPEPVSGTPNVHNAGQGGLMEVALDPNYNGDPADGGGWVYLSYSHALGRKDKNGNPASMTRVIRGRVVDNKWTDQQLLFEAPQSTYKHTSHHYGSRIAFDPQGRLYFSIGERGFQDDAQNPRLPNGKVHRIERNGLIPKDNPFADGAKGMPSVFTYGNRNPQGLSTHPVTGAMWETEHGPMGGDEVNLLKAGANYGWPRVTYGINYNGEPVSELQQAEGMEQPVYYWAPSIAVCGSEFCRGEEFPRWANHLIVGGLGHETLQRLAIADDRVMHNEQLLKSVGRVRDVAIDPQGAIYVVLNSPDIVLKLTNGGKALRQ, from the coding sequence ATGACCGCTCCGCACCGCCCCGCTCTGTCCGCGAACCCTCGGCTCGGCTTCCTGATACTGCTGTTGCTGCCGCAACCGCTGCTGGCCGCGGACGACCCTTCCGCCGCGATCTACGCCGAGAAGTGCGCCTCGTGCCACGGCGCGAACCTGTCGGGGGGGAACGCCCAGAGCATGGTCGACGGCGAGTGGCAGTTTGGTTCGCGCGACAGCGACCTGACGCGCAACATCAAGTTCGGCATCAGCGCGGTGGGGATGCCCAACTACGGGCCCACGCTCTCCGACGCCGAGATCCGCGGCCTGGTCAAGTTCATCCGCGCCGCTCAGAAGAAGGCGGGCGTCGAGCGGCCGCCGCTCCCCACGCAGCTCTACACGCGTGACTACGACGTGAAGGTAGCGACCTGGATCGGCCAGGGGCTCGAAGTCCCCTGGGCCCTCACGTTTGCCGACGCCGACACCGCGTTTATCACCGAACGCCCCGGCCGGTTGCGCGTGGTGCGCGGCGGCGTGCTCGACCCCGAGCCCGTCTCTGGCACACCCAACGTGCACAACGCCGGCCAAGGGGGGCTAATGGAGGTCGCCCTCGACCCCAACTACAACGGCGACCCGGCCGACGGCGGGGGCTGGGTCTACCTCTCCTACTCCCACGCCCTGGGTCGCAAAGACAAAAACGGGAACCCCGCGTCGATGACCCGAGTGATCCGCGGGCGTGTGGTCGATAACAAGTGGACCGACCAGCAACTGCTGTTCGAGGCGCCGCAATCTACCTACAAGCACACCTCCCACCACTACGGCAGCCGGATCGCCTTCGACCCGCAGGGGCGGCTCTACTTCTCCATCGGCGAACGCGGCTTCCAGGACGACGCCCAGAACCCCCGCCTCCCCAACGGCAAGGTGCACCGCATCGAGCGCAACGGGCTCATCCCCAAGGACAACCCCTTCGCAGACGGCGCCAAGGGGATGCCGTCGGTGTTCACCTACGGCAACCGCAACCCGCAGGGGCTCTCCACCCACCCGGTGACCGGCGCGATGTGGGAGACCGAGCACGGCCCGATGGGGGGCGACGAGGTGAACCTGCTCAAGGCGGGCGCTAACTACGGCTGGCCCCGCGTCACCTACGGCATCAACTACAACGGCGAGCCGGTCTCCGAGCTGCAGCAGGCCGAGGGGATGGAGCAGCCGGTGTATTACTGGGCCCCGTCGATCGCGGTTTGCGGCTCCGAGTTCTGCCGGGGCGAGGAGTTCCCCCGCTGGGCCAACCACCTGATCGTCGGCGGCCTGGGCCACGAGACGCTCCAACGCCTCGCGATCGCCGACGACCGCGTGATGCACAACGAGCAGCTCCTCAAGAGCGTGGGACGCGTGCGCGACGTCGCGATCGACCCCCAAGGGGCGATCTACGTGGTGCTCAACTCGCCCGACATCGTGCTGAAGCTCACCAACGGCGGCAAGGCGCTGCGGCAGTGA
- a CDS encoding DUF1559 family PulG-like putative transporter, translated as MSSPNRLRGFTLVELLVVIAIIGVLVAMLLPAVQAAREAARRSACQSNLRQLGVAMQLHHDAHGRLPSGGWSFVWTGDPDRGSGRDQPGGWLYNLLPYVEAREVHDLGAGAPEADKRRAAGQAAATAIAVANCPSRRGVALYPYTGTKPVLNATPAEQVVKSDYAANAGDSVTGDEGPATVEAAGAYAWGAALEATGLLYTRSEVRIAQVTDGTSKTYAIGEKRCVTEGYDWGDDQHALVGHGTDVARFAALDRSGPGSYLPPEPDGAESLSRSFGSAHPSACAFAMADGSVQSVAYDIDPGLHVRNANRNDGELE; from the coding sequence TTGTCCTCGCCCAACCGATTGCGCGGCTTTACGCTTGTTGAACTGTTGGTCGTGATCGCGATCATCGGGGTGCTGGTGGCGATGCTGCTGCCCGCGGTGCAGGCGGCGCGCGAAGCCGCCAGACGCAGCGCCTGCCAGAGCAACCTCCGCCAACTGGGGGTCGCGATGCAGCTACACCACGACGCGCACGGGCGGCTGCCTTCCGGCGGATGGAGCTTCGTGTGGACCGGCGACCCCGACCGCGGCAGCGGCCGCGACCAGCCGGGGGGCTGGCTGTACAACCTGCTGCCGTACGTCGAGGCGCGTGAGGTCCACGACCTCGGCGCCGGCGCCCCCGAGGCCGACAAGCGCCGCGCCGCCGGCCAGGCCGCGGCGACTGCGATCGCGGTCGCCAACTGCCCCAGCCGACGCGGCGTGGCGCTCTACCCCTACACGGGGACCAAGCCGGTGCTCAACGCCACGCCGGCAGAGCAAGTGGTCAAGTCGGACTACGCGGCCAACGCCGGCGACTCGGTGACCGGCGACGAGGGGCCCGCCACCGTGGAGGCCGCCGGGGCCTACGCGTGGGGGGCCGCGCTCGAAGCGACCGGCCTGCTGTACACCCGCAGCGAGGTGCGCATCGCCCAGGTCACCGACGGCACAAGCAAGACCTACGCCATCGGCGAGAAACGCTGTGTGACCGAGGGCTACGACTGGGGCGACGACCAGCACGCACTGGTGGGGCACGGCACCGACGTCGCCCGCTTTGCCGCGCTCGATCGGTCCGGCCCGGGCTCTTACCTTCCCCCCGAACCCGACGGCGCCGAGTCGCTTTCACGCAGCTTTGGCAGCGCGCACCCATCGGCGTGCGCGTTCGCCATGGCGGACGGCTCGGTGCAGTCGGTCGCCTACGACATCGATCCCGGGCTGCACGTCCGCAACGCGAACCGCAACGATGGAGAGCTTGAATAG
- a CDS encoding protein kinase domain-containing protein → MKILVAEDNPLWRSMLARNVENWGHEAVVAEDGTQAWEVLQREDAPRLAILDWQMPGIDGIELCRRVKRNAEHPFTYVVMLTSRDAQEDMVAGLDAGADDYLTKPIEPAVLRSRIAAAERIVKLVPPKEWAVPRIDGYDIQRMLGKGVFATVWEATRRQSHEAVALKIIRIDLATDDVFGRFAREVELMEKLDHPNIAKIYDSRVDKKLGYYAMEILRGGTLESHVKQNKPNPGILIYLIAKVCMALDHAHKQGVIHRDLKPSNIMMTEDGKPKLVDFGLARSMFKTSDAESAVNSMDGSVIGTPLFMSPEQARGENDSLDGRADIYALGIILYVMLVRRHPHKVNHQDRWQTIRQIAEGHARKPSDVRPGFNQALEHIIMKALAENRDDRYATAKEFGEELRDFLRDHNRAKREASS, encoded by the coding sequence ATGAAAATACTTGTCGCGGAAGACAACCCCCTGTGGCGCAGCATGCTGGCGCGCAACGTGGAGAATTGGGGGCACGAAGCGGTCGTGGCCGAGGATGGCACACAGGCCTGGGAGGTGCTGCAGCGCGAAGACGCGCCGCGGCTGGCGATCCTCGATTGGCAGATGCCGGGCATCGACGGCATCGAGCTGTGCCGGCGCGTGAAGCGCAACGCCGAGCACCCCTTTACCTACGTGGTGATGCTCACCAGCCGCGACGCGCAGGAAGACATGGTGGCCGGGCTGGACGCCGGCGCCGACGACTACCTGACCAAGCCGATCGAGCCCGCCGTGCTCAGGAGCCGCATCGCCGCGGCCGAACGGATCGTCAAACTGGTGCCGCCGAAGGAGTGGGCGGTGCCCCGCATCGACGGGTACGACATCCAGCGGATGCTGGGCAAGGGGGTGTTCGCCACGGTGTGGGAGGCGACGCGGCGCCAGTCGCACGAGGCGGTGGCGCTGAAGATCATCCGCATCGACCTGGCGACCGACGACGTCTTCGGCCGGTTCGCCCGCGAGGTAGAGCTGATGGAGAAGCTCGACCACCCGAACATCGCCAAGATCTACGACAGCCGCGTCGACAAGAAGCTGGGCTACTACGCCATGGAGATCCTCCGCGGGGGCACGCTGGAGAGCCACGTGAAGCAGAACAAGCCGAACCCGGGGATCTTGATCTACCTGATCGCCAAGGTCTGCATGGCGCTCGACCACGCCCACAAGCAGGGGGTGATCCACCGCGACCTGAAGCCGTCGAACATAATGATGACCGAAGACGGCAAGCCGAAGCTGGTGGACTTCGGTCTCGCCCGCTCGATGTTCAAGACCAGCGACGCCGAATCGGCGGTCAATTCGATGGACGGCAGCGTGATCGGCACGCCGCTGTTCATGTCGCCCGAGCAGGCGCGGGGAGAGAACGACTCCCTCGACGGCCGGGCGGACATCTACGCGCTGGGGATCATCCTCTACGTGATGCTGGTGCGCCGGCACCCGCACAAGGTGAACCACCAGGACCGCTGGCAGACGATCCGCCAGATCGCCGAGGGGCACGCCCGCAAGCCCAGCGACGTGCGGCCCGGCTTCAATCAGGCGCTCGAACACATCATCATGAAGGCGCTGGCCGAGAACCGTGACGACCGCTACGCCACGGCCAAGGAGTTTGGCGAGGAACTGCGGGACTTCCTGCGGGACCACAACCGCGCCAAGCGCGAGGCGTCGTCCTGA
- a CDS encoding adenylate/guanylate cyclase domain-containing protein: MTPEKQLKVFEAGRLVFTHVLASTGAIEIGRQRRDDPPPYHIGTAPGGARVVIAALEDTSVSRQHARVAFDAPGAVSLGNTSSNAEVRVQDGPLLGPGQTFTASLPVVFAVGSRVVRIEAATRDDGLASLGRPTMAPGQPVSGPKRFRDLLGSSRDDRQRDELVGWLRATMDVFQSAASSPDFLKRAAQSAASIVGLDVAAVLRWSPDGWRVATAHFATGQANPDSWAPSHRMLERSRIEKSTFRYQPGQSPFGGEATQEDVIAMVAAPILDAEGRVVGALYGEKRGAAEDAEAGPDIPELEAMLVELLASGVAAGLARMEQEKAAVAARVKFEQFFTPELARQLEGDPNLLAGRDAEVTIVFADIRSYSSIAEKIGPTQSLAWTYDVMGTLSDCVLAEDGVLVDYQGDQVMAMWGAPAVQPDHAQRAYRAAVAMLRALPELSQRWEGQIGHATRLGIGVNTGLARVGNVGSRHKFKYGPQGNTVNLASRVQGAARPLGADLLLSETTAAKLPRELPRRRLCEVRVNNISRPVTLYEAPCEATPAWRDLAGRHEAALEDCAAGDLRSAIARLGQLLAEFPDDLPALRLLSRVVDALQSPDPRFDPVWELGSK; encoded by the coding sequence GTGACGCCGGAGAAGCAACTGAAGGTGTTCGAGGCGGGCCGGCTTGTGTTCACTCATGTCTTGGCGTCGACCGGGGCGATCGAGATCGGCCGGCAGCGTCGCGACGACCCGCCCCCCTACCACATCGGCACGGCGCCCGGGGGCGCGCGGGTGGTGATCGCCGCGTTGGAGGACACCAGCGTCTCTCGGCAGCACGCCCGCGTTGCGTTCGACGCGCCGGGGGCGGTCTCGCTGGGCAACACCAGCAGCAACGCCGAGGTGCGCGTGCAGGACGGCCCGCTGCTGGGCCCCGGCCAGACGTTCACGGCGTCGTTGCCGGTGGTGTTCGCGGTCGGGAGCCGGGTCGTCCGGATCGAGGCCGCGACGCGCGACGACGGGCTGGCGAGCCTGGGCCGGCCCACGATGGCGCCCGGCCAGCCGGTCAGCGGGCCCAAGCGGTTCCGCGACCTGCTGGGCTCCAGCCGGGACGACCGTCAACGCGATGAGCTCGTCGGCTGGCTGCGGGCCACGATGGACGTCTTCCAGAGCGCCGCCTCTAGCCCCGACTTCTTGAAGCGCGCCGCGCAGAGCGCCGCGTCGATCGTGGGGCTCGACGTCGCGGCGGTGCTGCGCTGGTCGCCCGATGGGTGGCGCGTGGCGACGGCGCACTTCGCGACTGGGCAGGCCAACCCCGATTCTTGGGCGCCGAGCCACCGGATGCTCGAACGCTCGCGGATCGAGAAGTCGACCTTCCGCTACCAGCCGGGGCAGAGCCCCTTTGGGGGAGAGGCGACACAGGAAGACGTGATCGCGATGGTCGCGGCGCCGATCCTCGACGCCGAGGGTCGGGTGGTGGGCGCCCTGTACGGTGAAAAACGCGGCGCGGCCGAAGACGCCGAGGCCGGACCAGACATCCCGGAGCTCGAGGCGATGCTGGTTGAGCTGCTCGCCTCGGGCGTGGCGGCCGGCTTGGCGCGGATGGAGCAAGAGAAGGCGGCCGTGGCGGCCCGGGTGAAGTTCGAGCAGTTCTTTACCCCCGAGTTGGCGCGCCAGCTCGAGGGGGACCCCAACCTGCTGGCGGGCCGCGACGCGGAGGTGACGATCGTCTTCGCCGACATCCGCTCCTACTCGAGCATCGCCGAGAAGATCGGTCCGACCCAGTCGTTGGCGTGGACCTACGACGTGATGGGGACGCTCTCAGACTGCGTGCTCGCCGAAGACGGGGTGCTGGTCGATTACCAGGGGGATCAGGTCATGGCCATGTGGGGCGCCCCCGCCGTGCAGCCCGACCACGCCCAACGGGCGTACCGCGCCGCGGTCGCCATGCTCCGCGCCCTTCCGGAGCTGAGCCAGCGCTGGGAGGGCCAGATCGGCCACGCCACCAGGCTCGGCATCGGCGTCAACACCGGCTTGGCGCGGGTGGGGAACGTCGGCTCCCGGCACAAGTTCAAGTACGGCCCGCAGGGCAACACGGTCAACCTGGCGAGCCGCGTGCAGGGCGCGGCCCGCCCGTTGGGCGCCGACCTGCTGCTCTCCGAGACAACCGCGGCGAAGCTGCCCCGCGAGCTGCCGAGGCGCCGGCTGTGCGAGGTGCGCGTGAACAACATCAGCCGACCCGTCACGCTGTACGAGGCCCCCTGCGAGGCGACCCCCGCCTGGCGCGACCTGGCCGGCAGGCACGAGGCGGCGCTGGAAGACTGCGCCGCAGGCGACCTGCGCTCGGCGATCGCCCGGCTCGGCCAACTGCTGGCCGAATTCCCGGACGACCTGCCCGCCCTGCGGCTGCTCTCGCGCGTCGTCGACGCGTTGCAGTCGCCCGACCCCAGGTTCGACCCCGTCTGGGAGCTGGGGTCGAAGTAG